Proteins from a genomic interval of Desulfobacterales bacterium:
- a CDS encoding PaaI family thioesterase, translated as LVSPQTHFATISAETKFLYPVKKGIITSRARVTRQEERLLEGQATLFNEEDRPVLEFTSVFKIAKDRAVRDISIKK; from the coding sequence CCTGGTGTCTCCCCAGACCCATTTTGCAACGATTTCAGCGGAAACAAAATTTCTCTATCCCGTGAAAAAAGGGATCATCACGTCCAGAGCGCGGGTGACCCGTCAGGAGGAAAGACTGCTGGAAGGACAGGCCACCCTCTTCAACGAGGAGGATCGGCCGGTTCTTGAATTTACATCCGTCTTCAAGATCGCAAAGGACCGGGCGGTTCGGG